In Deefgea piscis, the DNA window AAATGCTCTTTGGCGTAATTCTTCAGAGCTAGGTCGATTACCATCCAGTGTGGAAACGGCATTGGGCGCATGCGTATCGGCAGACATTAATTGCCAGCCGGCAGTAGCGACCAATAAGCCGCCGCCAACCCGCACAATCGGTAAAGAAACCCCAAAAAATTCCAGCACATAAATGCCGATAAACATACTAAACACCAGCAAAATAAAGCTATAAACGCCGACTCGCTTGGCCAGAATAATACGTTCGTCTTTGGTGTAACCCTCAGTCAATACCAAGAAAATCGGCGCGTGACCGGGCGGATTTAAAATGGGCATTAATGCGGCAAAAACCAGCAATAAACTACCAAAAAATGAAGATAAATATGGCAACATAATGAATTAGGCTACTTGCTTAAAAGATGCTTTATCTTAGTGCTTCGCACTCTGAAAGGATAGTGAGCATCTTGAGCATCAGCCGATCACTGATCTGTATCAGTTTCTGGCCTGAATTTGTTCCGCCCAAACGCTGGCTTCATGCTGGCAATTTTTTACCGTATGCGGGGATAAATCGAGCGCCTTACACAGCAAGCTCACCGTATGAAATTGCTGAGACTCGGCGGCAGAAGCCAACTGTAAATACGCAAAATACGGCCCAGAGCGATTTAATAGCGCGGCATTGATTGAGTTTGGCGTATTCAGCGCTTTTAATAATTCAATCAACGGTTGCTGCAAAACTTCTTCCATTTGCGACAGCACGCCAGTTAAAAAGATGTGCTGGCATTGCGTGTTGTCTAGCTGATGCTCAGCCAGATTTTGCATAAAGCGGCCACGGCGTAACGCGGCTTGTCGAGGCAGCAAATCACAGCCCACCGCATCGCTTTGACTGTGCAGCATAAACAATAACCAGCGATGCAATGCACCACGCCCAATGAGTAACAAAGCTTGTTCAGCGCTGCCAATTTCATCGGATATTTGCGATTTGGCCATCCGCAGTAGCTTATACAACAAGACTGGATCCGCTTTTAGTGCCTCAAGCAACACCAAGGTATTGGCTTCTTGCTCAATCAGATCCAGCAAACATTGGACTTGCCCCCGCAAAGCGGCAATGGGATTCACTCCCCAAGCATCACGAGCGGTGATAAAAGGGCCTTGAAAAAACATCACACGCTCGGCATACAACGTCGATTCCCAAACGCAATCAAAAGCTTCATACGAATCAATATGGCAAGCCAATAAAGGCCAGTGCGTGTGCGCCATCACTTTGGCGACAATGTCTGGCGAAAATACCCAAGCCTCATTCAAATCCAGCACTAACAGGTCAATATCCACCATCAATGCATCCATATTTAGATTCATGCATTCATGCGCCAAAATCCCAAACATAAACCCCATTTTTCGCCAAGCGATCACATGCTGGCAGATGGCATCAGTCACCGGCTCATCGCCAAATCGCAGCACAAACACGCAGTGCTGGCCGTGTAGATTGGCAAATTGGGTCTCTAGAATATGTGATGCTTCAAAATGCACCACAGCAAAACGATGGCCTAATAATTGCAGTAATGGCAGATTCAGTAGCTGGCTGAGCAAAGCTTGATCGTATAAACGCCGCATCGCGTGCCCCGTATGCACGCGCTCGGTGATGTTTTTTTTCAGCATAAACTCATGCCCCACCACTCGCTCTTGTCGATTAACGATGCTTTCACGACAAATAATGGTTTTTTCTTCAGGATGCGGCACGGACTCCTCTATCGTGCTGATACGAGGAGATAAAGCATTGAGACGTTCAAACGCCGCCAAATCCGATTCCGTTTTGGCGCTTTGAAAC includes these proteins:
- a CDS encoding MarC family protein; translated protein: MLPYLSSFFGSLLLVFAALMPILNPPGHAPIFLVLTEGYTKDERIILAKRVGVYSFILLVFSMFIGIYVLEFFGVSLPIVRVGGGLLVATAGWQLMSADTHAPNAVSTLDGNRPSSEELRQRAFFPLTFPITVGPGSITVAITLGASFKSSGIETFTMPIASVIAVAITSYSVYWCYRYADKLLKWVGATGSVIFLRLSAFILFCLGIQIFWTGATDLMGAFVQLHWPR
- a CDS encoding EAL and HDOD domain-containing protein — encoded protein: MLPLFFHHLFQSAKTESDLAAFERLNALSPRISTIEESVPHPEEKTIICRESIVNRQERVVGHEFMLKKNITERVHTGHAMRRLYDQALLSQLLNLPLLQLLGHRFAVVHFEASHILETQFANLHGQHCVFVLRFGDEPVTDAICQHVIAWRKMGFMFGILAHECMNLNMDALMVDIDLLVLDLNEAWVFSPDIVAKVMAHTHWPLLACHIDSYEAFDCVWESTLYAERVMFFQGPFITARDAWGVNPIAALRGQVQCLLDLIEQEANTLVLLEALKADPVLLYKLLRMAKSQISDEIGSAEQALLLIGRGALHRWLLFMLHSQSDAVGCDLLPRQAALRRGRFMQNLAEHQLDNTQCQHIFLTGVLSQMEEVLQQPLIELLKALNTPNSINAALLNRSGPYFAYLQLASAAESQQFHTVSLLCKALDLSPHTVKNCQHEASVWAEQIQARN